The DNA segment GCAGGCCAATTGTGGAGCCAGGAGGGTGAGCCATTACTGTAATTCAGGCATCTCGTTATCGTACTGCGGGGGCGGCGTGATGGGCTCTATGGTCACTGGGTTCTGCGTGGGGGTGCGGATCTGGAGGCGCAAGTCTTTCAGGTGCAGTTTGTCCGACTTTATCCGTCTTACTTTGAGGGGCTTCAGTAAGCGACTGGCCCGGCTGGCGCTGCGGGTCGGCAGGCTGGGCTGCGCCACGATGCCGGACGGCGGGGCAGCGGCGGGCGTCTGGTCGTTCAGAGGGCGGTTCTCTGAGGAGTTGTTAGCGGGCTGGGAATCCTCGTTTTCCACAGCTGCCAGGATGTCTTCGTAGGACGGCAGCTGGGAGATGCTCTGCCTCAGGTTGCTCTGGCGGACGGGGTAGTTGCCGCTGCCGATGACCTCGTCGTAGCTGGGCACGTTGTACGACTCTGGGTCCCTGGGAAGGAATGCAACAGGTGACCCTCAATCAGAAAGCATCATGAGAATAAACAAATACCAGCATATGTTACATTGACAAACCATCTGGCTGGAAGGTAATGCTTAAAGGAGGCCTATGAAGCTTCCTTCAACAGGTTGGTATTAGGGCAGAAATGATTcaagtacctcgattattaaaattccttaaGGAAAATGTATTTGCCTCGTTAAATTATGTAGTTCACCCTGTTCAGGCCGGATCATTATTTGTAGCAGCATGGCGTTGAATTTGCAGCGTTTTGTCAGGGTTTGGGTAGAATAAAGATTGTTGAATTCTGCGGTGCGATGGTTGAAGTACGACAGCGTTTGTGGCGTCGTCACGGTTTTGGAGCGAACGgtagaagagaaagagagagagacattaTTCCTCAGGTAAGCGTAAAAATATTCTATAGTACTCGATTAcgaaaatattcttttacaactGATgggtctatacaaaacatgttcagtacagtttctgcacaaaatcattcttagataacgATGATTCAGTcttctggtcagttctgcctttTTTGAGCCGTTTTagggcctcctgtcactttaaaccaaataagctgctgctggccacacccccaaatcaacatttacactgacacaaaaatggctgcaaacagatgcccAATTACACAACCGTacaactttgaaaagcaaaagtagggcctcctgcacaactaacAAAAATGCAGGAAGTGGTTTTTGGACgttaagtcaacaacaaaacatgtattttccagcagccattgtacagcacatacagctgACCAAATGCCTGTTACctagcttgggttgctaggcaacaagCTGGCTTTGCTGGGGCGGCAAAGTGAAGGGAAgtgctgctgatttgtgacttaacacaaaattttcaaaacaaataattttccagacaccaaaacacattaaCTGATGGTTGgcgtatgttttttttgttttttttaagtgtctgaCTGTCTCTTAGAATTAAaaagaagtacaaaaacatgcaaaaagtgaattttgcataatagatcccctttaaatgcattttgcttGATTGAAGCCAGATTTTCTTGGCTTTTACTAAAACGGTTCTTACTTTGTTTGGGTGAGGAGAATAGTTTATGGAGCTCTTGAGTGACAGCTTACTTAAAATTGGCTTCTTGTTGTACATTTGCATCCAAATAAAAGCTGTTAAGTGAAGCAAAACTGAACGTGAAACTCAGACTCAAAGGTTGCACTCAGATAACCCATAAAAGTCTGTCTGCGAACACTTAAACCCATAAAAGCTCGTCTCTGATTAAACCACTTGGTCAAACAGCTGAGAGTTCATAAATGATGCTAACAGCTAGGAAAGTGTTGCTAAATGCTAACAGGACTAAGCCTGCATGCTGCACAAAcaatcttgtttatttatttatgatcaTTTTCTGGTTCTACTTAGCCATGTTCCAACTTCAACCTTTTAGGCTAGAATCTAGTACTGGGCAATAAAACAGTTACAATATTTTATCAaggaacagaaaacaacaacgaTGAAGACAGACTTTAAGATTCAATAAGACAGAATGTAAATGGGGATAGATCAGATTTTTACAGCATGAAAAAGTGATTTCAAAC comes from the Gambusia affinis linkage group LG07, SWU_Gaff_1.0, whole genome shotgun sequence genome and includes:
- the tmem51b gene encoding transmembrane protein 51b — translated: MCSSRNLCGGNNRPSRTRSESRGSGAHYALCALGVGLVGLGIVMIVWTMIPEDKSPTGNSTAGPTQDGLQNVSPISLVLVGVGLVMLLLSVCLGLKNQRRGQSQNVQPARVASGHVAGEEQQDPESYNVPSYDEVIGSGNYPVRQSNLRQSISQLPSYEDILAAVENEDSQPANNSSENRPLNDQTPAAAPPSGIVAQPSLPTRSASRASRLLKPLKVRRIKSDKLHLKDLRLQIRTPTQNPVTIEPITPPPQYDNEMPELQ